In one window of Spiroplasma corruscae DNA:
- a CDS encoding ATP-binding cassette domain-containing protein, with protein MSIKLRNVTIDYGNFVAVNNLSMDIKTGELVSLLGPSGCGKSTTLNAIAGLIQITSGQILFDGIDVTHKSTQSRNIGLVFQNYALYPHLTVFQNIAFPLYQSKSFKNNVKKINNDINLKSKILKVAKHNKNIFVKINTVTSKIKIDIKEIRNALSSIEDWLITKSSVYINGFIDNLYNDNFEVFKNKQFSYLLDKVKLIYWQEYKNIFVNIFNDFNEELLKLDKNNEYYKQVNEIIKMIIKGINFDIKAFINSNIVLFKKALKSHMKSIESEISLAKTNAKQKGETFHFILSDEEYLLKQKEFDLKCEEFKVELVNEINSKIKLNIAKGAIDNIIDIIVNTKEELAFSTEEILQLQQETQLTTFKKEVRKAVEEVSERVEIQSQLFKKPAELSGGQQQRVAIARSIVKKPKILLLDEPLSNLDAKLRVSTREWIKKFQMETGITTVFVTHDQEEALSISDKIYVMSKGNLQQGDIPVNIYEKPSNLFVANFIGTPSMNFMENRINDRGEILINGKKMNSISRMRNRDVIIGIRPEHIRISQDTSTNDFLNDEEYETEIISYELLGKTNYVKLKFGDDVISVVFDSRLLTKLEYNQKLKISFLRNHLYIFSKDDDRKLLEVI; from the coding sequence ATGAGTATAAAACTTAGAAATGTAACAATTGACTATGGTAATTTTGTTGCTGTAAACAACCTTAGTATGGATATTAAAACTGGAGAACTTGTTTCTTTATTGGGTCCTTCAGGATGTGGAAAATCAACTACTTTAAATGCTATAGCAGGATTAATCCAAATAACTTCTGGTCAAATATTATTTGATGGTATTGATGTAACTCATAAATCTACTCAAAGTAGAAATATTGGATTAGTTTTCCAAAATTATGCTTTATATCCACATTTAACTGTATTTCAAAACATTGCTTTTCCTTTATACCAAAGTAAGTCTTTTAAAAATAATGTTAAAAAGATCAATAATGATATTAATTTAAAATCAAAAATACTTAAAGTTGCAAAACATAATAAAAATATTTTTGTAAAAATTAATACTGTAACATCAAAAATTAAAATAGACATTAAAGAAATAAGAAATGCTTTGTCAAGTATTGAAGATTGATTAATCACTAAGTCTTCTGTATACATTAATGGTTTTATAGATAATTTGTATAATGATAATTTTGAAGTGTTCAAAAATAAACAATTTTCTTATTTATTAGACAAAGTTAAACTTATATATTGGCAAGAATATAAAAATATTTTCGTCAATATTTTTAATGATTTCAACGAAGAATTATTAAAACTTGATAAAAATAATGAATATTATAAGCAAGTTAATGAAATTATTAAAATGATAATAAAAGGTATAAATTTCGATATTAAAGCCTTTATTAATTCAAATATTGTATTGTTTAAAAAAGCACTAAAATCACACATGAAGTCTATAGAGAGCGAAATTAGTTTAGCTAAAACGAATGCAAAACAAAAAGGTGAAACATTTCATTTCATACTTAGTGATGAAGAGTATTTATTAAAGCAAAAAGAATTTGATTTAAAGTGTGAAGAGTTTAAAGTTGAACTTGTTAATGAAATTAACAGCAAAATTAAACTTAACATAGCTAAAGGTGCAATTGATAATATTATTGATATTATTGTGAATACAAAAGAAGAGTTAGCATTTTCTACAGAAGAAATACTTCAATTACAACAAGAAACTCAGCTTACAACATTTAAAAAAGAAGTAAGAAAAGCTGTTGAAGAAGTATCTGAAAGAGTTGAAATCCAGAGTCAGTTATTTAAAAAACCTGCTGAACTCTCTGGTGGTCAACAACAACGTGTCGCAATTGCTAGAAGTATAGTAAAAAAACCTAAGATTCTTTTATTGGATGAACCATTAAGTAACCTTGATGCAAAGTTGAGAGTATCAACCAGAGAATGAATTAAAAAGTTTCAAATGGAAACTGGTATAACTACAGTCTTTGTAACTCACGACCAAGAAGAAGCATTAAGTATTTCGGATAAGATTTATGTAATGTCTAAAGGTAATTTACAACAAGGAGATATTCCAGTAAACATTTATGAAAAACCTTCAAATCTTTTTGTAGCTAATTTTATAGGAACTCCGTCGATGAATTTTATGGAAAATAGAATTAATGATAGAGGTGAAATTTTAATTAATGGTAAAAAAATGAATAGTATTTCAAGAATGAGAAATAGGGATGTGATTATTGGTATAAGACCAGAGCATATCAGAATTTCACAAGACACATCTACTAATGATTTTTTAAATGATGAAGAGTATGAAACTGAAATAATCTCATACGAATTATTAGGTAAAACAAATTACGTAAAACTTAAATTTGGTGATGATGTAATTAGTGTAGTGTTCGATTCAAGATTACTTACTAAGTTGGAGTATAACCAAAAGTTAAAGATTAGTTTTCTAAGAAATCATTTATATATATTTTCAAAAGATGATGATAGAAAATTATTAGAGGTAATTTAG
- a CDS encoding carbohydrate ABC transporter permease, with amino-acid sequence MKKPIIQSKFKIISLAYKNKIEEMKKEKNVEKIKLEQERNDYWNEVISIDKNNSFSSFKEVNAYRRIKIRCINKNFTIDKNIKLSKEEQKYNKTLEIDKINSEANHLARKITFNPFNIFFIIIFFKFLNIFYKRKNKFINYKYNKLLQKQIIFTNTMAGETFWKKVLRKIIQGTFLFVMAIIIIFPFYWMILTSVRGLDEFDPLAPTSFFPSSYTWEAYRKLFEYVGGSSSMFKVTMQRFFINSILISFTTTILQLLISIIAGFGLANWKTKPQGIILIVMFATVMVPGEAMLIGQYIYIVQLGLKNTFWSLVVPFISNVFTIYLMANAFSSVGKSVKSAAKVDGLSTFKYFWKVALPSVRSTIITSFIISLISSWNAVLWPTMVLGSNSEWVTLPMLLWNLMSIQGGEQGDILEHFARDPQNLKMAGAVVSIMPMIIVFIFANKLIIKGISRDRGDKG; translated from the coding sequence ATGAAAAAACCCATTATACAAAGTAAATTTAAGATTATTTCTTTAGCTTATAAGAATAAAATTGAAGAAATGAAAAAAGAAAAAAATGTTGAAAAAATAAAGTTAGAACAAGAAAGAAATGATTATTGAAATGAAGTAATAAGTATTGATAAAAATAATAGTTTCTCTAGTTTTAAAGAAGTTAATGCTTATAGAAGAATAAAAATTAGGTGTATAAATAAAAACTTTACTATTGATAAAAATATTAAGTTATCAAAGGAGGAACAAAAGTATAATAAAACTTTAGAAATAGATAAAATAAATAGTGAAGCAAATCATTTAGCTAGAAAAATAACATTTAATCCATTTAATATATTCTTTATTATTATTTTCTTTAAGTTTTTAAATATTTTTTATAAAAGAAAAAATAAATTTATTAATTATAAATATAATAAGTTATTACAAAAACAAATTATATTTACGAATACAATGGCTGGTGAAACTTTCTGAAAAAAAGTATTAAGAAAAATTATCCAAGGTACATTCTTATTTGTGATGGCTATAATTATAATTTTTCCATTTTATTGAATGATACTAACTTCAGTTAGAGGATTGGATGAGTTTGACCCACTAGCACCAACAAGTTTCTTCCCAAGCTCTTATACTTGGGAAGCTTATAGAAAGTTATTTGAATATGTTGGTGGAAGTAGTTCAATGTTTAAAGTAACAATGCAAAGGTTTTTTATAAATTCAATTTTAATAAGTTTTACTACTACAATATTACAATTACTTATATCAATAATAGCAGGGTTTGGTTTAGCTAACTGAAAAACTAAACCGCAAGGTATAATATTAATAGTTATGTTTGCTACTGTAATGGTTCCTGGTGAAGCCATGTTGATTGGACAATACATTTATATTGTTCAATTAGGATTAAAAAATACATTCTGATCATTGGTAGTGCCGTTCATTTCAAATGTATTTACAATATATTTAATGGCTAATGCATTTTCGAGTGTTGGAAAAAGTGTTAAATCAGCTGCTAAAGTTGATGGACTTTCAACATTTAAGTATTTTTGAAAAGTTGCATTACCATCGGTAAGATCAACAATAATAACATCATTTATAATATCATTAATATCATCGTGAAATGCAGTATTATGACCAACAATGGTATTGGGGTCAAACTCTGAATGAGTAACATTACCAATGTTGTTATGAAATTTAATGTCTATCCAAGGTGGAGAACAGGGCGATATTTTAGAACACTTTGCAAGAGATCCACAGAATTTAAAAATGGCTGGTGCTGTTGTATCAATAATGCCAATGATAATAGTTTTTATTTTTGCCAACAAGTTGATTATAAAAGGTATTTCAAGAGATAGAGGGGATAAAGGATAG
- a CDS encoding carbohydrate ABC transporter permease, giving the protein MALNVQELFETKNPVTITENNKRSIFKRKNKTTKNMESKKTDFLYQLIWITPALVFLAVFSYYAIFIVFRNGFNGARRPLLDFQATLSNFKNIFDDPNFIISLRNSLLYSIVVIPTTLIITLTTAKVLSNVLNKKMFSFLQSLFFLPYVTSTMAISMSFAYIFLPEKYGLANTILNSFGLESVDWTSKKNGIFLVMIFGIWRTMPFQIIMFTATFLRIDPRYYQAASVDGMPRWKQFWRVSIPRAVPMIVYMITTGIIGSFKVFPLGLFGSYEASVAANAQTVVFYIFSKVNPSSTQQSYGKGGAASLVLMAIILIITIANRQVSKLLTKKYK; this is encoded by the coding sequence ATGGCATTAAATGTACAGGAATTATTTGAAACAAAAAACCCAGTTACCATTACTGAAAATAATAAAAGAAGTATTTTTAAAAGAAAAAATAAAACGACAAAGAATATGGAGTCAAAGAAGACCGATTTTCTATATCAATTAATTTGGATAACACCAGCGTTAGTTTTTTTAGCAGTATTTTCTTACTATGCAATTTTTATAGTTTTTAGAAATGGGTTTAATGGTGCTAGAAGGCCGTTATTAGATTTTCAAGCAACTTTATCAAATTTTAAAAATATATTTGATGACCCAAATTTTATAATATCGCTAAGAAATTCACTTTTATATTCAATAGTTGTTATACCAACAACATTAATAATTACACTTACAACAGCAAAAGTATTATCAAATGTATTGAATAAGAAAATGTTTTCTTTCTTACAATCTTTATTCTTTTTACCTTATGTTACTTCCACAATGGCAATATCAATGTCTTTTGCATATATATTTTTACCTGAAAAATATGGACTAGCTAATACCATATTAAATAGTTTTGGTCTAGAATCGGTTGACTGAACTTCTAAAAAAAATGGTATTTTTCTTGTAATGATATTTGGAATATGAAGAACTATGCCATTTCAAATAATTATGTTTACTGCAACTTTTCTAAGAATTGATCCTCGTTATTATCAAGCTGCAAGTGTTGACGGGATGCCTAGGTGAAAGCAGTTTTGAAGAGTTTCAATACCAAGGGCAGTTCCAATGATAGTCTATATGATAACAACTGGAATAATTGGTTCTTTTAAAGTTTTTCCATTAGGTTTATTTGGTTCTTATGAAGCTTCTGTTGCTGCAAATGCTCAAACTGTTGTATTTTATATTTTTAGTAAAGTTAATCCATCAAGTACACAACAATCATATGGTAAAGGTGGAGCAGCATCACTTGTATTGATGGCAATAATATTAATAATTACTATTGCTAATAGACAAGTTTCTAAACTTCTAACAAAAAAATATAAGTAG
- a CDS encoding glycoside hydrolase family 32 protein, translating into MKKLMNLGLALFLSTSLTSSIVSCGNSQFRNFELPGIDKQRFSNRFHVQNPTTGMMNDIQGGFYRNGKWHVYFLQNADGIFDASGENHGKFGSVWYHVTTVDWIHWNYEGPAVPKYTTKYGDQASGTFFEDVDNSFGYGEEAIIAITTSYSDAGQNIMMFYSIDGGYTFSPVKEEPVLWNPHKNTNENFRDPYFFKKDNKFIMYIAEEYEFGVYVSDNPTEGYKKTGSFKADHPMLECPNLFQMNITNETDKKKWVAIYGGNGGWGDNKDDLSTGTYYITGDLDSETYVFSPDENQKYKRLDFGPDYYAAKFMTKSSSNTNLDSLISSAWLSNWSYNFSIPNDGRIGNMTLAREIKLLNIGTKEVPNYEFQSNYLGFDSIYHTIEGNYVSNTKIIEDTKMSGKYYKLDISLSNLSNTKEKVTLSLGDNSYSIKAELDFEKNLISVKRTMDGNLYYGEEEFEKTRVFKASLSSIKDEANIALYVDRTSAEFKFPDGSTFTMLKFADNKTKEDVYLTLENIKATYKYYQVA; encoded by the coding sequence ATGAAAAAATTAATGAATTTAGGGTTAGCTTTATTTTTAAGCACTAGTTTGACATCTAGTATAGTTTCTTGTGGAAACAGTCAATTTAGAAATTTTGAATTGCCTGGAATTGATAAACAAAGATTCTCTAATAGATTTCATGTACAAAATCCAACTACAGGTATGATGAATGATATACAAGGTGGTTTTTATCGTAATGGTAAATGACATGTATATTTTTTACAAAATGCAGACGGTATTTTTGATGCCTCGGGTGAAAACCATGGAAAATTTGGATCTGTTTGATATCATGTTACAACAGTTGATTGAATTCATTGAAACTATGAAGGACCAGCTGTTCCTAAATACACAACTAAGTATGGAGACCAAGCATCAGGAACATTTTTTGAAGATGTTGACAACTCATTTGGTTATGGAGAAGAAGCTATTATTGCAATAACAACTTCGTATAGTGATGCTGGTCAAAATATAATGATGTTCTATTCAATTGATGGTGGGTATACATTCAGTCCTGTTAAAGAAGAACCTGTATTATGAAATCCTCATAAAAATACTAACGAAAATTTTAGAGACCCATATTTCTTTAAAAAAGATAATAAATTTATAATGTATATTGCAGAAGAATATGAGTTTGGAGTTTATGTTTCTGACAATCCAACTGAAGGTTATAAAAAAACTGGAAGTTTTAAAGCGGACCATCCAATGTTAGAATGCCCAAACTTATTCCAAATGAACATAACAAACGAAACTGACAAAAAGAAGTGGGTTGCTATTTATGGTGGTAATGGTGGTTGAGGTGATAATAAAGATGATTTATCAACAGGAACTTACTATATAACTGGTGATCTTGATAGTGAAACCTATGTATTTTCACCAGATGAAAACCAAAAATATAAGCGTTTAGATTTTGGTCCAGATTATTATGCTGCAAAGTTTATGACAAAAAGTAGTTCAAATACTAATTTAGATAGTCTAATATCGTCTGCCTGATTAAGTAATTGAAGTTATAATTTTTCAATACCTAATGATGGTAGAATTGGGAATATGACCCTAGCAAGAGAAATCAAATTATTAAATATAGGTACAAAAGAAGTGCCAAATTATGAATTTCAATCAAATTATTTAGGATTTGATAGTATATACCATACTATTGAAGGAAATTATGTCTCAAATACGAAAATTATTGAAGACACAAAAATGTCTGGAAAATATTATAAATTAGATATCTCACTAAGTAATTTATCAAACACAAAAGAAAAAGTTACTTTATCGTTAGGTGATAATAGTTATAGTATAAAAGCAGAACTTGATTTTGAAAAAAATCTTATCAGCGTGAAACGAACTATGGATGGAAATTTATATTATGGAGAAGAAGAATTTGAGAAAACAAGAGTTTTTAAAGCGAGTTTAAGTTCTATAAAAGATGAAGCAAATATTGCTTTATACGTCGATAGAACAAGCGCTGAGTTTAAATTCCCTGACGGTTCAACATTTACAATGCTAAAGTTTGCTGATAATAAGACAAAAGAAGATGTATATTTAACATTAGAAAATATAAAGGCAACATACAAGTATTACCAAGTAGCTTAA
- a CDS encoding DHH family phosphoesterase yields MEILKDIEKQIKEFNTIIIQRHINPDGDAYGSQLGLKGLIEENFKDKKCYAIGESMEYLNYIGSFDKVEDEVFKDALVIVTDCGNVERIDDQRFSLAKKIIKIDHHPNVTPYGEIMWVDTSYTSASEMVGYMAMQLKWRIPTMAARAIFNGIVTDSGRFMYRGVTPRTFDVASRLLSTGFDLEEMYKNLNTKKLSELTFINYIYSNFKLTKNGLATIIVPISEMNKHGLSAEMMNKYANTLAGFKEIKMWITFSERSDKQYRVEFRSSGTIVNQLAVKYGGGGHAQAAGAIAQNLKIVQDIIEDADKLLGE; encoded by the coding sequence ATGGAAATACTTAAAGATATCGAAAAGCAAATAAAAGAATTTAATACAATTATAATCCAAAGACATATAAATCCCGATGGAGATGCTTATGGTAGTCAATTAGGACTAAAAGGTTTAATTGAAGAAAATTTTAAGGATAAAAAGTGTTACGCAATTGGAGAATCGATGGAATATTTAAATTATATTGGTTCTTTTGATAAAGTTGAAGACGAAGTTTTTAAAGATGCATTGGTTATAGTAACAGATTGTGGGAATGTAGAAAGAATTGATGATCAAAGATTTAGCTTAGCAAAAAAAATAATAAAAATAGACCATCATCCAAATGTAACACCTTATGGTGAAATAATGTGAGTTGATACATCATATACTTCTGCAAGTGAAATGGTAGGTTACATGGCTATGCAATTAAAGTGAAGAATACCTACAATGGCAGCAAGAGCGATTTTTAATGGAATAGTCACTGATTCTGGGAGATTCATGTACAGAGGTGTTACGCCAAGAACATTTGATGTAGCTAGTCGACTATTAAGTACAGGTTTTGATTTGGAAGAAATGTACAAAAATTTAAATACTAAAAAATTAAGTGAGTTAACATTCATTAATTATATTTATAGTAACTTTAAGTTAACAAAAAATGGTTTAGCAACAATAATAGTACCAATAAGTGAAATGAATAAACACGGTTTATCAGCTGAAATGATGAACAAGTATGCTAATACATTAGCAGGGTTTAAAGAAATTAAAATGTGAATTACTTTTAGTGAAAGAAGTGATAAACAATACCGTGTTGAGTTTAGAAGTTCTGGAACAATAGTAAATCAATTAGCTGTTAAATATGGTGGTGGTGGTCATGCACAAGCCGCAGGAGCAATAGCACAAAATTTAAAAATAGTTCAAGATATTATTGAAGATGCAGATAAACTTTTAGGAGAATAA
- a CDS encoding extracellular solute-binding protein, whose protein sequence is MKKLVSILTIIGISASATSYVVSCNNSINDVRDVVFMFDASAGTNANIQKQYKKIVDDFNEANKDSLIKVTFETPTAGAISSALASGEALPDLYVTYTDNVLKYLASAPEEVLDMGSIVPSTFKPKLNSFMSEGKLTVGNEQRQLVLPMSKSFDFSAVNLRLLKEITILAVNNNTLSGKFWENIDPSDLYKDISEISTNNLNIGDDLSKIFESIAKADEANDIKAILLKNENLAKISGYMYKLDHTYHLVNTDILKDGSKIYGLGIDSLANKIYSEYAESIKTDSIKTLSDNQDFLYNYYDNNFYVNKSRGLKGLEGEMKFLQQLKDEQDKNDDSLRGSTTDSKDTELLYVPSLTGKKKYSSDYFAAGTMLLASGSTAGSFYYKSSNNVVDELKVDFKDVLVMGTPTENGQSYTIQQGPGIAGFKSSSNEKQEVANKFLEYLMSPEKQAYFGIFTGYLPSNEENYLEDSNYLKWIKGEEQPLNDDGNKTNRSNPMLKQYIDMINDGSNNYFFTVEGSPIGNGVRSNVLTSVIQNQMMDDKGKDIFWKNNSLTDNFWGNDSTNLKTRANYAFKSVITDYDPNGKVTERMQLPSVLSQVKLLDRKED, encoded by the coding sequence ATGAAAAAACTAGTAAGTATCTTAACAATTATAGGAATTAGTGCAAGCGCTACTTCTTATGTAGTATCATGTAATAATTCTATAAACGATGTAAGAGATGTTGTTTTTATGTTTGACGCATCTGCAGGTACTAATGCAAATATTCAAAAACAATATAAAAAAATAGTTGATGATTTTAATGAAGCTAATAAGGATTCATTAATAAAAGTTACATTTGAAACACCAACTGCAGGTGCAATATCAAGTGCACTTGCATCAGGGGAAGCTTTACCTGATTTATATGTAACATATACCGATAATGTTTTAAAATACCTAGCAAGCGCACCTGAGGAAGTATTAGATATGGGGAGTATTGTTCCTAGCACATTTAAACCTAAACTTAACTCTTTTATGAGCGAAGGTAAATTAACAGTTGGAAATGAACAAAGACAATTAGTTCTACCAATGTCAAAATCATTTGATTTCTCAGCAGTAAATCTAAGATTGTTAAAAGAAATTACAATATTAGCAGTAAATAATAACACTTTAAGCGGAAAATTTTGAGAAAATATAGATCCATCTGATTTATATAAAGATATTTCTGAAATTTCAACAAATAATCTAAATATCGGAGATGATTTAAGTAAAATTTTTGAAAGTATTGCAAAAGCAGATGAAGCTAATGATATAAAAGCGATTTTACTTAAAAATGAGAATTTAGCAAAAATCTCAGGATATATGTATAAGTTAGATCACACTTATCATTTAGTAAATACTGATATTTTAAAAGATGGTTCTAAAATATATGGATTAGGAATTGATTCACTTGCTAATAAGATATATTCAGAATATGCAGAAAGTATTAAAACAGACTCAATTAAAACACTTTCAGACAATCAAGATTTTTTATATAACTACTATGACAATAATTTCTATGTTAATAAAAGTCGAGGTCTAAAAGGTCTTGAAGGAGAAATGAAATTTTTACAACAACTAAAAGACGAACAAGATAAAAATGATGATTCACTAAGAGGCTCAACAACAGATTCGAAAGATACTGAATTATTATATGTTCCTTCATTAACAGGAAAGAAAAAATACTCATCAGATTATTTTGCTGCTGGAACAATGCTTTTAGCATCAGGTTCAACAGCTGGATCATTTTATTATAAATCATCTAACAATGTTGTAGATGAATTAAAAGTTGATTTTAAAGATGTTCTTGTTATGGGAACGCCAACTGAAAATGGTCAATCATATACAATTCAACAAGGTCCTGGAATTGCAGGTTTTAAGTCTTCTTCAAATGAAAAACAAGAAGTTGCAAATAAGTTTTTAGAGTACTTAATGTCTCCTGAAAAACAAGCATACTTCGGTATATTTACTGGTTATTTACCATCAAATGAAGAGAATTATTTAGAGGATTCTAATTATTTAAAATGAATTAAAGGTGAAGAACAACCTCTAAATGATGATGGCAATAAAACAAACAGATCAAATCCAATGTTAAAACAATATATTGATATGATTAATGATGGCTCAAACAATTACTTTTTTACAGTAGAAGGTTCACCAATAGGTAATGGTGTAAGAAGTAATGTTTTAACTAGTGTAATACAAAATCAAATGATGGATGATAAAGGTAAAGATATTTTCTGAAAAAATAATAGTTTGACTGATAATTTTTGAGGAAATGACTCAACTAACTTAAAAACGAGAGCTAATTATGCATTCAAATCAGTTATAACCGATTATGATCCAAATGGTAAAGTAACAGAAAGAATGCAATTACCTAGCGTGTTATCACAAGTAAAATTACTTGATAGAAAAGAAGATTAA
- a CDS encoding ComEC/Rec2 family competence protein has protein sequence MKKIILLFSSISLVSLSCSTITSCNSNTQPYSNNEVEDNQISYYSLSIGNGLFSYLKVGSKAILFDAGIGLSKDAEWKGLKHKGNEFATNFMKWTGVESIEAIFISHNHSDHYGNLDTVTKNFDVANIVLPFNGEKLKSRFVTDKSKSTYDNEIIYVSNNTNLWNFSDKYSFLSIDFYNWSYSEADYMKKLSFKDENNASSIIYFKVNNKSILLPGDAEQGLGDRLVNNKVLQFTNVNIYQVAHHGSKNSLGKNFVDKINPNFCYVSGTNGDNIDYREWGGDHIFPTSKSNENTASCDETYLTGKVLSNTNSDKQDGEINVNAEFAKEADYLHENASYEFRFTKDGTISKYYFDNTVANPGFLKEINSDKPNYNEYVSNHKLK, from the coding sequence ATGAAAAAAATAATTTTATTATTTAGTTCAATTTCTTTGGTTTCCTTATCTTGCTCAACCATAACATCTTGTAATTCAAATACACAACCATATAGTAATAATGAAGTTGAAGATAATCAAATATCTTATTATAGTTTATCAATTGGTAATGGTTTATTTTCTTATCTCAAGGTAGGTTCAAAGGCAATATTATTTGACGCCGGAATTGGTCTAAGTAAAGATGCAGAGTGAAAGGGTTTAAAACATAAAGGTAATGAATTTGCAACAAACTTTATGAAATGAACTGGTGTAGAAAGTATAGAAGCTATATTTATAAGTCACAATCATAGTGACCATTACGGCAACTTAGATACAGTAACTAAAAATTTCGATGTAGCAAATATTGTTTTACCATTTAATGGTGAAAAATTAAAAAGTAGGTTTGTTACAGATAAGAGTAAATCTACATATGATAATGAAATAATATATGTAAGTAATAATACAAATTTATGAAATTTCTCAGATAAATATAGCTTTTTAAGTATTGATTTTTACAACTGAAGTTATTCTGAAGCTGATTATATGAAAAAACTTTCTTTTAAAGATGAAAATAATGCTTCATCAATTATATACTTTAAAGTAAACAATAAATCAATATTATTACCAGGTGATGCAGAACAAGGTTTAGGTGATCGTTTAGTAAATAATAAGGTTTTACAATTTACAAATGTAAATATATATCAAGTTGCTCATCATGGTAGTAAAAACTCATTAGGAAAAAATTTTGTTGATAAAATTAACCCAAACTTTTGCTATGTTTCGGGAACAAATGGAGATAATATTGATTATAGAGAATGAGGAGGAGATCACATATTTCCTACTTCTAAATCTAACGAAAATACAGCATCTTGTGATGAAACTTATTTAACTGGTAAAGTATTAAGTAATACAAATAGTGATAAACAGGATGGTGAAATTAATGTAAATGCTGAGTTTGCAAAGGAAGCTGATTATTTACATGAAAATGCTTCATATGAGTTTAGATTTACAAAAGATGGCACAATTTCAAAATATTATTTTGATAATACAGTGGCTAATCCTGGTTTTTTAAAAGAAATTAATAGTGATAAGCCTAATTATAATGAATATGTTAGTAATCATAAATTAAAATAG